The following are encoded in a window of Vespula pensylvanica isolate Volc-1 chromosome 2, ASM1446617v1, whole genome shotgun sequence genomic DNA:
- the LOC122638030 gene encoding lamin Dm0-like isoform X1, translating into MSTKTSKKTSGTASSTNTSGVQTPPPPQTSTPISSGQRPGSPLSPTRYSRLQEKQDLQNLNNRLACYIDKVRHLEAENSRLTREVHTTQETSTREVSNIKSMYEQELSDTRKLLDDTAKERAKLEIDTKRLWDTSEELKNKLEKKTKDLQIAERNLSLCEARISDLTSQLTQSQTERKKITDKDRELEKENERLNAALNDTRHHLEEETLQRIDLENHIQSLKEDISFKDQVYQQELTETRTRRQVEISEIDGRLAEQYEAKLQQSLQELRDQYEAQMRVNREEIELLYENKIKNLTSHAQRNSDAASTAIEELRQTRSGIDTLKQRINELEASTNALNSRIRDLESLRENERIRYTENIAAYEAELARMRDEMAQQLQEYQDLMDIKVALDLEIAAYRKLLESEEARLNITPSQSGISCVVQSSSRSTPARQTPLRGGKRKRTLLEESEERSSSDYSISGTARGDIEITEADPQGRYVKLTNKGNKEIGLSGWQILRKAGTLETVFKFHRTAKLDAGGSVTVWSADIGATHEPPSNIVMKGQKWFIAENMTTILLNNESEEMATSERKRQQLSTSVSRHRESLGFRPAEDLYHQQDDPPSQERCRLM; encoded by the exons atgtctacAAAAACGAGTAAGAAAACGTCTGGGACGGCGTCATCGACTAATACGAGTGGCGTTCAAACGCCACCGCCACCTCAAACGTCCACGCCTATTAGTAGTGGACAAAGACCTGGTAGTCCACTAAGTCCAACGCGTTATTCCCGTTTACAAGAAAAACAGGATTTACAAAATCTGAACAATCGTCTCGCGTGTTATATTGACAAGGTGCGGCATCTCGAAGCCGAAAATTCAAGACTCACGCGGGAAGTGCATACTACGCAGGAAACAAGTACTCGCGAAGTTTCCAATATAAAGTCTATGTATGAGCAAGAATTGTCTGATACTAGAAAGTTATTGGATGATACAGCAAAGGAACGCGCCAAACTCGAGATAGATACCAAACGTTTGTGGGATACTAGCGAGGAACTTAAAAATAA attggaaaagaagacaaaggaTTTGCAAATAGCCGAAAGGAATTTGAGTTTGTGCGAGGCGAGAATCAGTGATTTGACATCTCAATTAACTCAAAGTCAAACCGAACGTAAGAAAATCACGGATAAGGATAGAGAATTGGAAAAGGAGAACGAACGTTTGAACGCGGCACTGAACGATACGCGTCATCATCTCGAGGAGGAAACGTTACAACGTATCGATCTTGAAAATCATATTCAAAGTCTTAAAGAGGATATTAGCTTTAAAGATCAGGTTTATCAGCAAGAACTTACTGAAACGCGTACGAGGCGACAG gTTGAAATCTCTGAGATCGATGGAAGATTGGCCGAACAATACGAAGCAAAATTACAACAATCGTTGCAAGAATTACGTGATCAATATGAGGCACAAATGCGTGTCAATCGTGAGGagattgaattattatatgagAACAAGATCAAAAACTTGACTTCTCATGCTCAACGTAATAGTGATGCAGCTAGCACAGCCATCGAGGAATTGAGACAAACTCGATCTGGAATTGATACTCTTAAGCAAAGGATCAACGAGCTTGAAGCTTCTACTAATGCTTTGAATTCAAGAATCCG GGATTTAGAAAGTttacgagagaacgaacgtaTCCGATATACGGAGAATATAGCCGCTTATGAGGCAGAATTAGCACGAATGAGAGATGAAATGGCTCAACAATTACAAGAATATCAAGATTTAATGGATATAAAGGTTGCTCTTGACTTGGAGATTGCTGCGTATCGTAAATTGTTAGAATCCGAGGAAGCTAG ATTGAATATAACGCCATCACAAAGTGGTATTAGTTGCGTGGTACAAAGTAGCAGTAGAAGTACTCCAGCTAGACAAACGCCTCTtagaggaggaaaaaggaagcgAACGTTATTGGAGGAAAGTGAAGAACGCAGTAGTAGTGACTATAGTATCAGTGGCACGGCAAGGGGTGATATAGAGATAACAGAAGCTGATCCTCAAGGTCGATACGTGAAACTTACTAACAAGGGTAACAAA GAGATTGGACTTAGCGGCTGGCAAATTCTCCGCAAAGCTGGGACTTTAGAAAcagtttttaaatttcatcgaaCTGCAAAACTCGATGCAGGTGGAAGTGTAACTGTATGGTCGGCCGATATCGGTGCAACGCACGAGCCACCATCCAATATCGTTATGAAGGGTCAAAAATGGTTCATTGCTGAAAATATGACTACAATTTTGCTAAACAATGAATCAGAa GAAATGGCAAcgtctgaaagaaaaagacaacaaTTGTCCACATCTGTATCGCGACATAGAGAAAGTTTAGGATTCCGACCTGCGGAAGATCTTTATCATCAGCAG GATGACCCACCAAGTCAAGAAAGATGTCGCCTTATGTGA
- the LOC122638030 gene encoding lamin Dm0-like isoform X2: MSTKTSKKTSGTASSTNTSGVQTPPPPQTSTPISSGQRPGSPLSPTRYSRLQEKQDLQNLNNRLACYIDKVRHLEAENSRLTREVHTTQETSTREVSNIKSMYEQELSDTRKLLDDTAKERAKLEIDTKRLWDTSEELKNKLEKKTKDLQIAERNLSLCEARISDLTSQLTQSQTERKKITDKDRELEKENERLNAALNDTRHHLEEETLQRIDLENHIQSLKEDISFKDQVYQQELTETRTRRQVEISEIDGRLAEQYEAKLQQSLQELRDQYEAQMRVNREEIELLYENKIKNLTSHAQRNSDAASTAIEELRQTRSGIDTLKQRINELEASTNALNSRIRDLESLRENERIRYTENIAAYEAELARMRDEMAQQLQEYQDLMDIKVALDLEIAAYRKLLESEEARLNITPSQSGISCVVQSSSRSTPARQTPLRGGKRKRTLLEESEERSSSDYSISGTARGDIEITEADPQGRYVKLTNKGNKEIGLSGWQILRKAGTLETVFKFHRTAKLDAGGSVTVWSADIGATHEPPSNIVMKGQKWFIAENMTTILLNNESEEMATSERKRQQLSTSVSRHRESLGFRPAEDLYHQQRRYLYPY; this comes from the exons atgtctacAAAAACGAGTAAGAAAACGTCTGGGACGGCGTCATCGACTAATACGAGTGGCGTTCAAACGCCACCGCCACCTCAAACGTCCACGCCTATTAGTAGTGGACAAAGACCTGGTAGTCCACTAAGTCCAACGCGTTATTCCCGTTTACAAGAAAAACAGGATTTACAAAATCTGAACAATCGTCTCGCGTGTTATATTGACAAGGTGCGGCATCTCGAAGCCGAAAATTCAAGACTCACGCGGGAAGTGCATACTACGCAGGAAACAAGTACTCGCGAAGTTTCCAATATAAAGTCTATGTATGAGCAAGAATTGTCTGATACTAGAAAGTTATTGGATGATACAGCAAAGGAACGCGCCAAACTCGAGATAGATACCAAACGTTTGTGGGATACTAGCGAGGAACTTAAAAATAA attggaaaagaagacaaaggaTTTGCAAATAGCCGAAAGGAATTTGAGTTTGTGCGAGGCGAGAATCAGTGATTTGACATCTCAATTAACTCAAAGTCAAACCGAACGTAAGAAAATCACGGATAAGGATAGAGAATTGGAAAAGGAGAACGAACGTTTGAACGCGGCACTGAACGATACGCGTCATCATCTCGAGGAGGAAACGTTACAACGTATCGATCTTGAAAATCATATTCAAAGTCTTAAAGAGGATATTAGCTTTAAAGATCAGGTTTATCAGCAAGAACTTACTGAAACGCGTACGAGGCGACAG gTTGAAATCTCTGAGATCGATGGAAGATTGGCCGAACAATACGAAGCAAAATTACAACAATCGTTGCAAGAATTACGTGATCAATATGAGGCACAAATGCGTGTCAATCGTGAGGagattgaattattatatgagAACAAGATCAAAAACTTGACTTCTCATGCTCAACGTAATAGTGATGCAGCTAGCACAGCCATCGAGGAATTGAGACAAACTCGATCTGGAATTGATACTCTTAAGCAAAGGATCAACGAGCTTGAAGCTTCTACTAATGCTTTGAATTCAAGAATCCG GGATTTAGAAAGTttacgagagaacgaacgtaTCCGATATACGGAGAATATAGCCGCTTATGAGGCAGAATTAGCACGAATGAGAGATGAAATGGCTCAACAATTACAAGAATATCAAGATTTAATGGATATAAAGGTTGCTCTTGACTTGGAGATTGCTGCGTATCGTAAATTGTTAGAATCCGAGGAAGCTAG ATTGAATATAACGCCATCACAAAGTGGTATTAGTTGCGTGGTACAAAGTAGCAGTAGAAGTACTCCAGCTAGACAAACGCCTCTtagaggaggaaaaaggaagcgAACGTTATTGGAGGAAAGTGAAGAACGCAGTAGTAGTGACTATAGTATCAGTGGCACGGCAAGGGGTGATATAGAGATAACAGAAGCTGATCCTCAAGGTCGATACGTGAAACTTACTAACAAGGGTAACAAA GAGATTGGACTTAGCGGCTGGCAAATTCTCCGCAAAGCTGGGACTTTAGAAAcagtttttaaatttcatcgaaCTGCAAAACTCGATGCAGGTGGAAGTGTAACTGTATGGTCGGCCGATATCGGTGCAACGCACGAGCCACCATCCAATATCGTTATGAAGGGTCAAAAATGGTTCATTGCTGAAAATATGACTACAATTTTGCTAAACAATGAATCAGAa GAAATGGCAAcgtctgaaagaaaaagacaacaaTTGTCCACATCTGTATCGCGACATAGAGAAAGTTTAGGATTCCGACCTGCGGAAGATCTTTATCATCAGCAG AGAAGATATCTCTACCCATATTAA